Below is a genomic region from Erigeron canadensis isolate Cc75 chromosome 7, C_canadensis_v1, whole genome shotgun sequence.
tccatcttcttcttcctcttatCTCCATCCATCCCCACACATTCCTTTAGAAGATGAAGCCGTGTTTTGCGAGTTTTTTCAAAGACAGCAATTCTTTTGGAACGGTCATAACTACGATAATAATCATAACGTCATTCTACCTCAAGAGATGGTCACTACTACAAATGGAGATTCTCCTATGGGAGAATGTAGTTACAATAACGGACAAGTCGTTACGATGAACGATGGAGACGAATTTAATACTCGTGTCATGGAGCATCAGATTAGTAGTAGCGGTCCAATGAAAACGGCTTCTAAAAGAGACCGTCATAGCAAAATTAACACGGCTCGAGGCCCTAGAGATCGAAGAATGAGGTTGTCCCTTGATGTTGCTAAAAAGTTGTTTGGGTTACAAGACTTGTTAGGGTTTGATAAGGCTAGCATGACGGTTGATTGGTTGCTAAACAAATCGAAAACCGCTATTCTTGACCTCCTTCCTGATCACAGCTGTAGCTTTATGGATGTCTCCAATAACAGTGCATCCTCTACTTCAGAATGTGAGGTTGTTTCTGGAACCGGTGATCAGTCCGTCGTAAAGAGTGCTGGAGTAGATGATCAAGACATTAGTAAAAATAAGGTAAAGGACTCTTCTGAAAgtatcaaaaaaccaaaagAGAGAATTAGTAGAGTGGTTAAGAGATGCGCAGATTTTCATCATCCTGTTGCTAAAGCATCTAGAGAAAAGGCGAGAGAGAGGGCGAGAGAGAGGACgattttaaagaaatataacAAGCCCGTAGATCAGTTCGGATCTTGGAGCGTTGGTGAATTCGATCAAATAAGCTCCAGCTTTCGGTTTCAGCAAGGTTTTGTTGCTGATAATGCTTCACTGTTGATGACTGGAAATTGGAGCCCATCCTATTCTTTCAATATCCAACAAAGTCCTGGACAAACACATGAGGTATATATATTTCCTTTAACACTTGctagaaatataaataaaaaattgaagcAAAC
It encodes:
- the LOC122608173 gene encoding transcription factor CYCLOIDEA-like, with the translated sequence MYPSSVNNGFDPPRTTISGSYYNESNHSNEYPQEHYHTPSSSSSYLHPSPHIPLEDEAVFCEFFQRQQFFWNGHNYDNNHNVILPQEMVTTTNGDSPMGECSYNNGQVVTMNDGDEFNTRVMEHQISSSGPMKTASKRDRHSKINTARGPRDRRMRLSLDVAKKLFGLQDLLGFDKASMTVDWLLNKSKTAILDLLPDHSCSFMDVSNNSASSTSECEVVSGTGDQSVVKSAGVDDQDISKNKVKDSSESIKKPKERISRVVKRCADFHHPVAKASREKARERARERTILKKYNKPVDQFGSWSVGEFDQISSSFRFQQGFVADNASLLMTGNWSPSYSFNIQQSPGQTHEMIGKAWEGNSN